The proteins below come from a single Lodderomyces elongisporus chromosome 3, complete sequence genomic window:
- the VPS21 gene encoding Vacuolar protein sorting-associated protein 21, which produces MSRHPAPATAVKLVLLGEAAVGKSSLVLRFVSNDFQENKEPTIGAAFLTQKCTIGDRTIKYEIWDTAGQERFASLAPMYYRNAQAAIVVYDITKPASFIKARHWVKELHEQANRDIIIALVGNKYDLVEDEPESESAAEGNTDSLRKVSKEEGQALADEEGLLFFETSAKTSYNVNDVFVAIGGKIPETNSSRGAQESTNEGGRIDLSTNPNAGATRSTCC; this is translated from the coding sequence ATGAGTCGCCATCCTGCACCCGCCACCGCTGTCAAACTAGTTCTATTAGGTGAAGCAGCTGTTGGTAAATCATCGCTTGTTTTGCGATTTGTTTCGAATGACTTTCAAGAAAATAAGGAACCTACAATTGGTGCCGCCTTCCTAACGCAAAAATGCACGATTGGAGATCGCACCATCAAATACGAGATCTGGGACACTGCCGGACAAGAGAGATTTGCTTCGTTGGCACCAATGTACTATCGAAATGCTCAGGCAGCTATAGTTGTTTACGATATCACGAAACCCGCATCTTTTATCAAGGCAAGACACTGGGTTAAAGAGCTACACGAACAAGCCAACAGGGATATCATAATAGCATTGGTGGGTAACAAGTACGATCTAGTAGAGGACGAACCTGAACTGGAGTCGGCAGCAGAGGGAAACACCGATCTGTTGCGTAAAGTGAGCAAAGAAGAGGGCCAAGCCTTAGCAGACGAAGAAGGcttgttgttctttgaAACAAGTGCCAAAACCTCATACAATGTTAATGACGTGTTTGTCGCCATTGGTGGTAAAATACCCGAAACCAATCTGTCAAGAGGCGCACAGGAATCCACGAATGAAGGTGGAAGAATCGATTTGAGCACAAACCCCAATGCCGGTGCAACCAGATCCACATGTTGTTGA
- the SWA2 gene encoding auxilin-like clathrin-binding protein required for normal clathrin function yields the protein MPPKKDAFADLFQSASSSSGTTGNGVNSRLNKLSLAERERLQRSGSQSPQPLHSLQAQRSGHQTNNATPYGSHSSSWSNLDILSPQPSGGSKIPSKTASPLVSSQSTRNGTPLSQNSTQPRSFNGTTTNGSQAMATEDDDPFAIFNKPSHQKQSIQSPALNNSGISSKETTPATNGHEISLLDEEFADAFDQPRPALQSASQSASSLASQPKSRNETRSATPQDDERDRVIAELIDIGFSIDDANEAIRKCVPPDLQKCVNYIMSKSAGNTKGGRRTQDNSGSGGSGGNDSNRYSSSRSKHARRAENVNDDDNNNNNNNNNNDDGYSDSSILGVRPEGINFNDLGNDIFQKANTFFNFSKKKVMENISQFSGGSSSPSGSDDNIPAWMKTQHKYKADAHEKKYGGEDYGTDEENINREEIERYMRMQREKEKERLRRKERVDGETRDKRGSMENRRDGRSPATQASRLSSSRTSSMTPPTPPPPPSSSSQPQRPDRPITSRTNSANSANSANSSARSNLSYTHSQMANPELPNHTIPSNKSSSLLSKQSASHAEVDLLGLSTSSEPAKSTASNLRDTSPLNQFHQTDYTTNKANATKAFKSGDYTTALELYNMCLSSLPAKHELRIVVLSNLALTNKLSGHLRTALESVEEALQLMNLEECNDNAVIVAEKPVKYWYVKLVSIQAETLELMEKYADSLERYVLLIQKLGCNDKKVMDGKRRVDRIINPENYKPVKKPAHQSSTGTSASASASASASASKNTSNKPGAMAATAEQREGSALPAASSVQSASRNVEQELDPLVKDRLESKVQNWTKSKNNELRAMLTNLHEILPISLPNDKLRHLQLTDLVLPKQVKIQYMKVISSIHPDKLASRSLSLEDALVCSSVFITLNERWDLFRKEESI from the coding sequence ATGCCACCAAAGAAGGATGCTTTTGCTGATCTATTCCAATCGGCTAGCTCCAGCTCGGGCACCACGGGCAATGGAGTTAATTCAAGATTGAACAAATTGTCATTGGCAGAGAGAGAACGGCTACAACGAAGTGGTAGTCAATCTCCTCAACCGCTTCATTCACTTCAAGCACAACGATCTGGAcatcaaacaaataatgCAACTCCATATGGTCTGCACAGTTCCAGCTGGTCGAACTTGGATATCTTATCACCACAACCAAGTGGAGGATCAAAGATTCCTAGCAAGACAGCTTCGCCGTTGGTTAGCTCACAATCGACTCGTAATGGGACCCCACTTAGCCAAAACTCTACACAACCCAGGTCTTTTAATGGAACTACGACAAATGGATCCCAAGCTATGGCGACTGAGGATGATGACCCATTTGCTATTTTCAACAAACCATCACACCAAAAGCAGAGTATTCAGTCTCCGGCTTTGAATAATAGTGGTATTAGTAGCAAAGAAACTACACCAGCGACAAATGGGCATGAGATATCACTACTCGACGAAGAGTTTGCGGATGCATTCGACCAACCCCGCCCAGCATTGCAATCAGCATCGCAATCAGCATCTAGCTTAGCATCGCAACCAAAGAGTCGTAATGAAACTCGTAGTGCGACACCACAGGATGACGAGCGTGACCGCGTGATTGCCGAACTAATAGACATTGGGTTTTCCATAGACGATGCAAATGAAGCAATTCGTAAATGTGTACCACCAGATTTACAAAAATGCGTTAATTACATAATGAGCAAATCTGCTGGAAACACAAAAGGAGGGAGACGGACACAAGACaatagtggtagtggtggcaGCGGTGGTAATGATAGTAATCGTTATAGCTCATCGAGGTCGAAGCATGCACGCAGAGCAGAGAATgttaatgatgatgataataataataataataacaacaacaataatgatgatggttATAGTGATAGTTCTATTCTAGGTGTTCGTCCTGAAGGTATAAACTTTAATGATTTGGGTAACGATATCTTTCAAAAAGCCAAcacatttttcaatttctccaaGAAGAAGGTTATGGAGAATATTAGTCAGTTTAGTGGTGGTTCTTCTTCGCCGCTGGGTAGTGATGATAATATTCCTGCGTGGATGAAGACGCAACATAAATACAAGGCAGATGCCCACGAGAAAAAGTATGGTGGTGAAGATTATGGAACTGATGAAGAGAATATCAATCGCGAGGAAATTGAGCGATATATGAGGATGCAGagggagaaggagaaagaaagacttcgaaggaaggaaagagTAGATGGGGAAACGAGGGACAAGAGGGGGAGTATGGAGAATAGAAGAGATGGACGTCTGCCTGCAACGCAAGCAAGTAGACTTTCCTCATCTAGAACCAGTTCAATGACACCGCCAactccaccaccacctccttcttcttcttctcaaCCGCAAAGACCAGATCGTCCTATTACATCTAGAACAAACTCTGCAAATTCTGCAAATTCTGCAAATTCGAGTGCAAGAAGCAATTTGTCGTACACACATTCTCAAATGGCAAACCCGGAATTACCCAATCACACAATCCCTTCAAACAAGTCCTCCAGTTTACTATCCAAACAGTCGGCACTGCATGCCGAGGTTGACTTATTGGGTCTTTCTACAAGCAGCGAGCCAGCTAAATCGACTGCATCTAACCTTCGGGACACTCTGCCATTGAACCAATTCCATCAAACTGATTATACTACGAATAAAGCCAATGCTACCAAGGCATTCAAGAGTGGAGATTATACTACTGCATTGGAGTTGTATAATATGTGTTTGCTGAGTCTACCTGCCAAACACGAATTACGCATTGTTGTGCTTTCCAATTTGGCATTGACTAACAAACTACTGGGACACTTACGCACGGCACTCGAAAGTGTTGAGGAGGCATTGCAGTTGATGAACTTGGAAGAGTGTAATGATAATGCGGTAATTGTAGCCGAGAAGCCAGTAAAGTATTGGTATGTGAAACTAGTTTCTATTCAAGCGGAGACTTTGGAGTTGATGGAGAAATACGCAGATTCATTGGAAAGGTATGTCTTGTTGATTCAGAAATTGGGATGTAACGACAAGAAGGTAATGGATGGCAAGAGGAGGGTAGATAGGATTATCAATCCCGAGAATTATAAGCCTGTCAAGAAACCAGCGCATCAACTGAGTACAGGGACAAGTGCAAGTGCAAGTGCAAGTGCAAGTGCAAGTGCTAGTAAAAACACATCGAATAAGCCAGGAGCAATGGCTGCCACTGCTGAGCAAAGAGAGGGTTCTGCTTTACCAGCGGCATCATCTGTTCAGTCTGCTTCTCGAAATGTAGAACAAGAGCTTGACCCATTGGTGAAAGATCGGTTAGAGTCAAAAGTGCAAAACTGGACCAAGTCCAAGAATAATGAATTACGAGCAATGCTCACCAACTTGCATGAGATTCTCCCTATATCCTTGCCTAATGACAAGTTGCGTCATTTGCAACTTACTGATTTGGTGTTACCGAAGCAAGTCAAGATTCAGTATATGAAGGTGATTAGTTCGATACATCCTGACAAATTGGCCTCTAgaagtttgagtttggagGATGCGTTGGTGTGTTCCAGTGTCTTTATCACATTGAATGAGAGATGGGATTTGTTTAGAAAGGAAGAGAGCATCTGA